A single genomic interval of Ramlibacter sp. harbors:
- a CDS encoding UDP-glucose/GDP-mannose dehydrogenase family protein, producing the protein MAPLKFLVCALFYGDFPALAQRCALTLRALRDTGAVDIRIGLNEVSARSLALIEAALPGVDQLRADPQIYKYPMMRRLVHGYTGDATHLMWFDDDSCLVPGLDVPAWLAAVARHARVAQGTLGAAYLREQSAAEHDWIRAQPWYRGRPLPAATRFNTGGWFVAPLALLRRFDWPPPDLRHNGGDVALGALLYQQGLEVMDGRGGVAINADESLAESSAARRGFSEPALGLADSSGHAAPGGQGPVVGVVGLGHVGRALAAALQPRLHVLRSDPALPGSATPAQLAQACGVILVCVPTPAGPSGTADTSIVEAVVGEIAQASAGRASPPVVVIRSTVPPGTTQTLAQKHPGLPLVASPEFLRQHAAAADLAAAARILVGLPTPPPPAAALQVLAPVWQALSPRATVVTTDAATAELAKYATNAFLALKVTYANQLADACAALGLDYAALAEALALDPRVGASHLAVPGHDGQRGFGGPCLPKDLSALLALAGPSLPLLEAAARWNQGRRGP; encoded by the coding sequence ATGGCCCCGCTCAAATTCCTGGTCTGCGCCCTGTTCTATGGCGACTTTCCCGCGCTGGCGCAGCGCTGCGCGCTCACGCTGCGGGCGCTGCGCGACACCGGCGCGGTGGACATCCGCATCGGCCTGAATGAAGTGTCGGCCCGCTCGCTGGCGCTGATCGAGGCCGCGCTGCCCGGTGTGGACCAGCTGCGCGCCGACCCGCAGATCTACAAGTACCCGATGATGCGGCGCCTGGTGCACGGCTACACCGGCGATGCCACCCACCTGATGTGGTTCGACGACGACTCCTGCCTCGTGCCCGGCCTGGACGTGCCCGCCTGGCTGGCGGCCGTGGCCCGGCACGCGCGCGTGGCCCAGGGCACCCTGGGCGCGGCCTACCTGCGCGAGCAGTCCGCCGCCGAGCACGACTGGATCCGCGCCCAGCCCTGGTACCGCGGGCGGCCGCTGCCCGCCGCCACGCGCTTCAACACGGGCGGCTGGTTTGTGGCGCCGCTGGCGTTGCTGCGCCGCTTTGACTGGCCGCCGCCCGACCTGCGCCACAACGGCGGCGACGTGGCGCTGGGCGCGCTGCTGTACCAGCAAGGGCTGGAGGTGATGGATGGCCGCGGTGGCGTGGCCATCAATGCCGACGAGTCGCTGGCCGAATCATCGGCCGCGCGCCGGGGCTTCAGCGAGCCCGCGCTGGGCCTGGCCGACAGCAGCGGCCATGCCGCGCCCGGCGGCCAGGGCCCGGTGGTGGGCGTGGTGGGCCTGGGCCATGTGGGCCGGGCCCTGGCCGCGGCCCTGCAGCCGCGCCTGCACGTGCTGCGCAGCGACCCCGCGCTGCCCGGCAGCGCCACGCCGGCGCAGCTGGCCCAGGCCTGCGGCGTGATCCTGGTCTGCGTGCCCACACCGGCCGGACCGTCGGGCACGGCCGACACCAGCATCGTCGAGGCCGTGGTGGGCGAGATCGCCCAGGCGTCGGCCGGCCGCGCGAGCCCGCCCGTGGTGGTGATCCGCAGCACGGTGCCGCCGGGCACCACGCAGACCTTGGCCCAAAAACACCCGGGCCTGCCACTGGTGGCCAGCCCGGAGTTCCTGCGCCAGCACGCCGCGGCAGCCGATCTGGCGGCCGCCGCGCGCATCCTCGTGGGCCTGCCCACGCCGCCGCCGCCAGCCGCCGCGCTGCAGGTGCTGGCGCCGGTCTGGCAGGCGCTCTCGCCGCGGGCCACGGTGGTCACCACCGACGCCGCCACGGCCGAGCTGGCCAAGTACGCCACCAATGCCTTTCTGGCGCTCAAGGTGACCTACGCCAACCAGCTGGCCGATGCCTGCGCCGCGCTGGGCCTGGACTATGCCGCGCTGGCCGAAGCGCTGGCGCTGGACCCGCGCGTGGGCGCCTCGCACCTGGCGGTGCCGGGCCACGACGGCCAGCGCGGCTTTGGCGGGCCCTGCCTGCCCAAGGACCTGAGCGCGCTGCTGGCGCTGGCCGGCCCGTCGCTGCCGCTGCTGGAGGCCGCGGCGCGCTGGAACCAGGGCCGGCGCGGGCCCTGA
- a CDS encoding PAS-domain containing protein: MASGDDFSTLFELLPIGAYRTAPDGRQLRVNQAMARIFGFANEAEMLTSSRVNAGGWYADPGARQEFRRRLEADGAVRDLVSEMRREGSGEVFWISENAHLVRSEAGAILYYEGTVEDITERKRAEDELRVTVQNVEQGLMRFDAQGRVVFHTQRALDMLNLPPEWLARRPTLQELTRWQAERGDFGDGNQLLESPTARTEFDLVMTASDITGSSSYIRKTHDGRVLEVKTRALPEGGAVRTYSDVTAYFNAQQDLAQKSRMLQITLDSMSQGIATIDATGRVVLSNRRHQELLNLPEGLMASQPTMEELVRFQIDRGDFGKNFDFVDAVARGYVAVGDKLPAIQGPETYMRKSREGKTLEVRTRPLPDGGVVRTFTDMTDYVQAQEALARKEAQLRALVGNIPDRVWLKDARGVYQLSNPAHWRNYGLREEDVVGRTARELFGDEVAEHQRRTDERAMASDQPLVYEEQLTSLADGRLQYVELVKVAMRDESGQCIGLLGIARDITARKEAEAALISAKEAAEAGNRAKADFLANMSHEIRTPMNAVIGMSDLLLDTPLTGTQREFAETIRTSGDALLALINDILDFSKIESGHLELESVPVNLTECVESALDLTSGPAVAKGLDLLYWIEDGVPRAIYGDMTRLRQVLINLVNNAVKFTKSGEVVVTLSRREAADGSALLHGSVRDTGIGIPADRLNRLFQVFSQVDTSTTRQYGGTGLGLAICRRLIALMGGHIWVDSVEGQGSDFQFDIPCHAVPSGPSAYVNRKAVSLSGRRVLLVDDNATNRQILTLQTSRWGMLPRAASSGRQALDWLDAGDTFDAALIDVQMPGMDGYALAAELRKRFPPARLPLLVLTSLGDAGQQLAGLGVAQTLMKPTKSQVLFDALTALFERPAAALPAGPAGSPAPADAGEPRLAQQVPLRLLLAEDNLVNQRVAALILGGLGYDIQIVDNGQAALDAVAVAHQQGAPFDVVLMDVQMPGMDGLEASRQLCAQYPPTGRPWITAMTANAMEGDRDDCLAAGMDDYLSKPIRAAAVGDALRRAAAGLAARRV, from the coding sequence ATGGCTTCCGGAGACGACTTTTCCACACTGTTCGAGCTGCTGCCCATCGGGGCCTACCGGACCGCGCCCGATGGCCGCCAGCTGCGGGTCAACCAGGCCATGGCGCGGATCTTCGGCTTTGCCAACGAGGCCGAGATGCTGACCTCGTCGCGCGTCAATGCCGGTGGCTGGTATGCGGACCCGGGGGCGCGCCAGGAATTCCGCCGGCGCCTGGAGGCCGACGGCGCGGTGCGCGACCTGGTCTCGGAAATGCGCCGCGAGGGCAGCGGCGAGGTCTTCTGGATCAGCGAGAACGCGCACCTGGTGCGAAGCGAGGCCGGCGCCATCCTCTACTACGAGGGCACGGTCGAGGACATCACCGAGCGCAAGCGCGCCGAGGACGAGCTGCGCGTCACGGTGCAGAACGTCGAGCAGGGCCTGATGCGCTTTGACGCCCAGGGGCGCGTGGTGTTCCACACCCAGCGCGCGCTGGACATGCTCAACCTGCCGCCCGAATGGCTGGCCCGGCGCCCCACGCTGCAGGAGCTCACGCGCTGGCAGGCCGAGCGCGGCGATTTCGGGGACGGCAACCAGCTGCTGGAGTCACCGACCGCGCGCACCGAATTCGACCTGGTGATGACGGCCAGCGACATCACCGGGTCCAGCAGCTACATCCGCAAGACCCATGACGGCCGGGTGCTCGAGGTCAAGACCCGCGCCCTGCCCGAGGGCGGGGCCGTGCGGACCTATTCCGACGTCACGGCCTACTTCAACGCCCAGCAGGACCTGGCGCAGAAAAGCCGCATGCTGCAGATCACGCTGGACAGCATGAGCCAGGGCATTGCCACCATCGACGCCACGGGGCGCGTGGTGCTGTCCAACCGGCGCCACCAGGAGCTGCTGAACCTGCCCGAGGGCCTGATGGCCTCGCAGCCCACCATGGAAGAGCTGGTGCGCTTCCAGATCGACCGCGGCGACTTCGGCAAGAACTTTGACTTTGTGGACGCGGTGGCGCGCGGCTATGTGGCCGTGGGCGACAAGCTGCCGGCCATCCAGGGGCCCGAGACCTACATGCGAAAGAGCCGCGAGGGCAAGACGCTGGAGGTGCGGACCCGGCCCCTGCCCGATGGCGGCGTGGTGCGCACCTTCACCGACATGACCGACTACGTGCAGGCCCAGGAGGCGCTGGCGCGCAAGGAGGCGCAGCTGCGCGCGCTGGTCGGCAACATCCCTGACCGCGTCTGGCTCAAGGACGCGCGGGGCGTGTACCAGCTGTCCAACCCCGCGCACTGGCGCAACTACGGCCTGCGCGAGGAAGACGTGGTCGGCCGGACCGCGCGCGAGCTGTTTGGCGACGAGGTGGCGGAACACCAGCGCCGCACCGACGAGCGGGCCATGGCCAGCGACCAGCCGCTGGTCTATGAGGAACAGCTCACCAGCCTGGCCGACGGCCGGCTGCAGTATGTGGAACTGGTCAAGGTGGCCATGCGCGACGAGTCGGGCCAGTGCATCGGCCTGCTGGGCATTGCGCGCGACATCACGGCGCGCAAGGAGGCCGAGGCCGCGCTGATCTCGGCCAAGGAGGCGGCCGAGGCGGGCAACCGCGCCAAGGCCGACTTCCTGGCCAACATGAGCCACGAGATCCGCACGCCCATGAATGCCGTGATCGGCATGAGCGACCTGCTGCTGGACACGCCGCTGACCGGCACCCAGCGCGAGTTTGCCGAGACCATCCGCACCAGCGGCGACGCGCTGCTGGCGCTGATCAACGACATCCTGGACTTCTCCAAGATCGAGTCGGGCCACCTGGAGCTCGAGAGCGTGCCGGTCAACCTCACCGAGTGCGTGGAAAGCGCGCTGGACCTCACCAGCGGCCCGGCCGTGGCCAAGGGCCTGGACCTGCTGTACTGGATCGAGGACGGCGTGCCGCGCGCGATCTACGGCGACATGACGCGGCTGCGCCAGGTGCTGATCAACCTGGTGAACAACGCCGTCAAGTTCACCAAGAGCGGCGAGGTGGTGGTCACGCTGTCGCGGCGCGAGGCCGCCGACGGCTCGGCCCTGCTGCACGGCTCGGTGCGCGACACGGGCATTGGCATTCCGGCGGACCGGCTCAACCGCCTGTTCCAGGTGTTCAGCCAGGTCGACACCTCCACCACGCGCCAGTACGGCGGCACCGGCCTGGGCCTGGCCATCTGCCGGCGCCTGATCGCGCTGATGGGGGGGCACATCTGGGTGGATTCGGTCGAGGGCCAGGGCTCCGACTTCCAGTTCGACATCCCCTGCCACGCCGTGCCCTCGGGGCCCAGCGCCTACGTCAACCGCAAGGCGGTCAGCCTCAGCGGGCGCCGCGTTTTGCTGGTGGACGACAACGCCACCAACCGCCAGATCCTCACGCTGCAGACCAGCCGCTGGGGCATGCTGCCACGCGCGGCCTCCTCGGGGCGCCAGGCGCTGGACTGGCTGGACGCCGGCGACACGTTTGACGCCGCGCTGATCGATGTGCAGATGCCGGGCATGGACGGCTATGCGCTGGCGGCCGAGCTGCGCAAGCGCTTCCCGCCGGCCCGGCTGCCGCTGCTGGTGCTGACCTCGCTGGGCGATGCCGGCCAGCAGCTGGCCGGCCTGGGCGTGGCGCAGACCCTGATGAAGCCCACCAAGTCGCAGGTGCTGTTCGACGCGCTGACCGCGCTGTTCGAGCGGCCGGCCGCGGCCCTGCCCGCGGGCCCGGCCGGCTCGCCAGCACCGGCGGACGCGGGCGAGCCCCGGCTGGCCCAGCAGGTGCCGCTGCGCCTGCTGCTGGCCGAGGACAACCTGGTCAACCAGCGGGTGGCCGCGCTGATCCTCGGCGGCCTGGGTTACGACATCCAGATCGTGGACAACGGCCAGGCCGCGCTGGACGCGGTGGCGGTGGCGCACCAGCAGGGCGCGCCGTTTGACGTGGTGCTGATGGACGTGCAGATGCCGGGCATGGACGGGCTGGAGGCCAGCCGCCAGCTGTGCGCGCAGTACCCGCCCACCGGCCGCCCATGGATCACGGCCATGACCGCCAACGCCATGGAAGGCGACCGCGACGACTGCCTGGCCGCCGGCATGGACGACTACCTGAGCAAGCCCATCCGCGCCGCCGCGGTGGGCGATGCGCTGCGCCGCGCGGCCGCGGGGCTGGCGGCGCGCCGGGTGTGA
- a CDS encoding prohibitin family protein: protein MNFRRLIVTFHALRRRLGQRLAPAWRAPEAGDPAPFSAQGTLHLLARLRNGLLAAAVLAGAAALLYQFPPVRTVPPGEVGVRTNLLTGSVSQWRDGSVLVLPGVHALRTFNLRDQFWRPAEVARASGPSPLQSLEGLSFGVDLAVRYALDPASLAGIARSLPDDVTAEVVEPAVQGVIYKVFARYTVREAFSSKRAEIQKAIEDELRPRLASDGLLLRAVQIGKVDLPADYRRGMDALLAEELETQKMRYTLELKDKRVKETELEANADKVRREVRAEAAAREQVIAARAQEEAMKHVLPFKQRQVEQRRLEAEAEKQARVKAAEGSAEARRIEARGEADARQRLAEAEAWRLERVGKVNAEQMAREGQVITQHPLLIQKALADKLSDKVQVIVAQPSAGGSFLADTLLGGPRGARGAHGRE, encoded by the coding sequence ATGAACTTCCGCCGCCTCATCGTCACCTTTCACGCCCTGCGCCGCAGGCTCGGCCAGCGCCTGGCACCGGCCTGGCGCGCCCCTGAAGCTGGCGACCCCGCGCCCTTCAGTGCCCAGGGCACCCTGCACCTGCTGGCGCGCCTGCGCAACGGCCTGCTGGCCGCCGCCGTGCTGGCCGGCGCGGCCGCCCTGCTCTACCAGTTTCCGCCCGTGCGCACCGTGCCCCCGGGCGAGGTGGGCGTGCGCACCAACCTGCTGACCGGCAGCGTGAGCCAGTGGCGCGACGGCAGCGTGCTGGTGCTGCCGGGCGTGCACGCGCTGCGCACCTTCAACCTGCGCGACCAGTTCTGGCGGCCGGCCGAAGTGGCGCGTGCCAGCGGGCCCTCGCCGCTGCAGTCGCTCGAGGGCCTGTCGTTTGGCGTGGACCTCGCGGTGCGCTACGCGCTGGACCCGGCCAGCCTCGCGGGCATTGCGCGCAGCCTGCCCGACGACGTCACCGCCGAGGTGGTCGAGCCCGCGGTGCAGGGCGTGATCTACAAGGTGTTTGCGCGCTACACCGTGCGCGAGGCGTTTTCGAGCAAGCGCGCCGAGATCCAGAAGGCGATCGAGGACGAGCTGCGCCCGCGCCTGGCCAGCGACGGCCTGCTGCTGCGCGCGGTGCAGATCGGCAAGGTGGACCTGCCCGCCGACTACCGCCGCGGCATGGACGCCCTGCTGGCCGAGGAGCTGGAAACCCAGAAGATGCGCTACACGCTGGAGCTCAAGGACAAGCGCGTGAAAGAGACCGAGCTGGAGGCCAACGCCGACAAGGTGCGGCGCGAGGTGCGGGCCGAGGCCGCCGCGCGTGAACAGGTCATTGCGGCCCGGGCCCAGGAAGAGGCGATGAAGCACGTGCTGCCGTTCAAGCAGCGCCAGGTCGAGCAGCGCCGGCTCGAGGCCGAGGCCGAGAAGCAGGCCCGCGTGAAGGCCGCCGAGGGCAGCGCCGAGGCCCGGCGCATCGAGGCGCGCGGCGAGGCCGATGCGCGCCAGCGGCTGGCCGAGGCCGAGGCCTGGCGCCTGGAGCGCGTGGGCAAGGTCAATGCCGAGCAGATGGCGCGCGAGGGCCAGGTGATCACCCAGCACCCGCTGCTGATCCAGAAAGCCCTGGCCGACAAGCTCTCGGACAAGGTGCAGGTCATCGTGGCCCAGCCCTCGGCGGGCGGCAGCTTCCTGGCCGACACCCTGCTGGGCGGCCCGCGCGGCGCCCGCGGCGCACACGGCAGGGAGTAA
- a CDS encoding FG-GAP repeat protein, with protein sequence MPQRLDALTRSLRALLPRSHAARHLIRHLIGWLGVVAASSVLVGLILTPAHAVRAASLPGAQGLMLRPGEWRQQAGSYLLPTALRIAPEHWPTDGWVRVTHKPGHLDVRAVAAPPQGLPDFLLSIALQLEDPQGQDGLAGYPEAEAEAVDTRYLRVPGTRLLPGRRPTVAFPQGVLRPRLDHAYALRLGDTPFTLTVHDGLRNRAGVPYGEGAKYVVRRGGQTYTWLLGQSGRDSVVEAVADLDGDGKPDFIVRVGGRNGDDEYLLLSSHARPGANVPTAELGSVNAISTRCVASQKGHAQGAKCSRTPCPARLRNAAHGLFDPQPGGKVVKKAPLVVALLGKASALPSSRA encoded by the coding sequence ATGCCGCAACGCCTCGATGCCTTGACCCGCTCCCTGCGCGCCCTGCTGCCCCGCAGCCATGCCGCCCGCCATCTCATCCGCCACCTGATTGGCTGGCTCGGCGTGGTGGCCGCCAGCTCGGTGCTGGTGGGCCTGATCCTGACCCCCGCGCACGCGGTGCGCGCCGCCAGCCTTCCCGGCGCGCAGGGCCTGATGCTGCGCCCCGGCGAGTGGCGCCAGCAGGCCGGCAGCTACCTGCTGCCCACGGCACTGCGCATCGCCCCCGAGCACTGGCCCACCGACGGCTGGGTCCGCGTCACGCACAAGCCCGGCCACCTGGACGTGCGCGCGGTTGCCGCGCCGCCCCAGGGCCTGCCGGACTTCCTGCTCAGCATTGCGCTGCAGCTGGAAGACCCGCAGGGCCAGGACGGCCTGGCCGGCTACCCCGAGGCCGAAGCCGAGGCGGTGGACACCCGCTACCTGCGGGTGCCCGGGACCCGGCTGCTGCCAGGCCGGCGGCCCACGGTGGCGTTCCCGCAGGGCGTGTTGCGCCCGCGGCTGGACCATGCCTACGCCCTGAGGCTGGGTGACACGCCCTTCACGCTCACGGTGCACGACGGCCTGCGCAACCGCGCCGGCGTGCCCTATGGCGAGGGCGCGAAGTACGTGGTGCGCCGCGGCGGGCAGACCTACACCTGGCTGCTCGGCCAGTCCGGCCGGGACTCGGTGGTCGAGGCCGTGGCCGACCTGGACGGCGACGGCAAGCCCGACTTCATCGTCCGCGTCGGGGGCCGCAACGGCGACGACGAATACCTGCTGCTGTCCAGCCACGCCCGCCCTGGCGCCAACGTGCCCACCGCCGAACTGGGGTCTGTTAACGCTATTTCTACAAGATGCGTTGCGAGTCAAAAAGGTCATGCGCAAGGCGCGAAATGCAGCCGGACTCCATGTCCGGCAAGGCTTCGCAACGCGGCGCATGGCCTTTTTGATCCGCAACCCGGAGGGAAGGTGGTTAAAAAAGCGCCACTCGTCGTTGCACTCCTAGGCAAGGCATCAGCCTTGCCGTCGTCGCGCGCCTAG
- a CDS encoding response regulator transcription factor, with protein sequence MTTVAVIEDDLPTSNQLAGWIRAARPDARIDQWFSRDEAEAALARERYDVVVLDIELGRERHAGVALINAINKRHQGTPVLVVSAMPAAIYRSIMKALDAWDYLQKTTFEEADFIDTFLDILRVARAARTGEADLAASELSLDPLWQRTPTWRGERINLPLTAQRILATLHQRAGEVVSYEDLFEVVKSGRNRDNVRKHVSTIRDAFREIDTAFDGIENVPMRGFRWVARPPAPRRPA encoded by the coding sequence ATGACCACAGTCGCGGTGATTGAAGACGACCTGCCCACCAGCAACCAGCTCGCGGGCTGGATCCGCGCGGCCCGCCCGGACGCGCGGATCGACCAGTGGTTCAGCCGCGACGAGGCCGAGGCCGCGCTGGCGCGCGAGCGCTACGACGTGGTGGTGCTTGACATCGAGCTGGGCCGCGAACGGCATGCCGGCGTGGCGCTGATCAACGCCATCAACAAGCGGCACCAGGGCACGCCGGTGCTGGTGGTCAGCGCCATGCCGGCCGCTATCTACCGCAGCATCATGAAGGCGCTGGACGCCTGGGACTACCTGCAGAAGACCACCTTCGAGGAGGCCGACTTCATCGACACCTTCCTGGACATCCTGCGGGTGGCCCGCGCGGCGCGCACCGGCGAGGCCGACCTCGCGGCCAGCGAGCTGTCGCTCGATCCGCTGTGGCAGCGCACCCCGACCTGGCGCGGCGAGCGCATCAACCTGCCGCTCACGGCCCAGCGCATCCTGGCCACGCTGCACCAGCGCGCGGGCGAGGTGGTCAGCTACGAGGACCTGTTCGAGGTGGTCAAGAGCGGGCGCAACCGCGACAACGTGCGCAAGCATGTGAGCACCATCCGCGATGCCTTCCGCGAGATCGACACCGCCTTTGACGGCATCGAGAACGTACCCATGCGCGGCTTTCGCTGGGTGGCGCGTCCGCCGGCGCCCA